From a region of the Impatiens glandulifera chromosome 4, dImpGla2.1, whole genome shotgun sequence genome:
- the LOC124936192 gene encoding rhicadhesin receptor-like produces the protein MAVAGKMAVLILMMMVSIAIVSANDPDALQDVCVADLNSAVKVNGFVCKAAFNATDFFSNVLAKPGLTNNTNGALVTLANVQKIPGLNTLGVSLARIDYAPGGINPPHTHPRATEIVYVLEGELYVGFITTANVLVSTSIKKGEVFVFPKGLVHFQINNGYVPAAVIAAFNSQLQGTVSIAVTLFGATPPVPDNVLAKGFQIDTADVVKIKAKFAPKP, from the exons ATGGCAGTTGCTGGTAAGATGGCTGTGTTgatattgatgatgatggtgagCATAGCTATTGTTTCTGCAAACGATCCCGACGCCCTTCAAGATGTTTGCGTTGCTGATCTCAACTCCG cTGTGAAGGTGAACGGATTTGTGTGTAAGGCTGCATTCAACGCCACAGATTTCTTTTCCAACGTGCTGGCCAAGCCCGGGCTCACAAACAACACGAATGGTGCGCTTGTAACCCTAGCAAATGTTCAGAAAATCCCAGGCCTCAACACCCTTGGGGTCTCTCTTGCCCGCATCGATTATGCCCCCGGAGGCATAAACCCTCCTCACACCCACCCTAGGGCTACTGAGATAGTCTATGTTCTCGAGGGAGAGCTCTACGTCGGATTTATCACCACAGCCAATGTTTTGGTATCAACGTCAATCAAGAAAGGCGAAGTTTTTGTTTTCCCGAAAGGGTTGGTCCATTTTCAGATTAACAACGGTTATGTGCCCGCGGCCGTGATTGCTGCCTTTAACAGCCAGCTTCAAGGGACGGTTTCAATCGCAGTGACACTGTTTGGCGCGACCCCTCCAGTACCCGATAATGTTTTGGCAAAGGGCTTTCAGATTGATACTGCGGATGTTGTGAAGATTAAGGCCAAATTTGCACCCAAGCCCTAA
- the LOC124935540 gene encoding rhicadhesin receptor-like, with amino-acid sequence MAIVGKMGMFMMMMLVVGITIVVADPDALQDVCVADFNSNTLIKITIFNNLFNTRYNTLLQTNSAVKVNGFVCKAAFNATDFFSDVLAKPGLTNNTNGAVVTLANVMKIPGLNTLGVSLARIDYAPGGINPPHTHPRATEIVYVLEGELYVGFITTANVLVSTTIKQGEVFVFPKGLVHFQINNGYVPAAVIAGFNSQLQGTVTIATTLFGATPPVPDNVLEKGFQIDTADVVKIKAKFAPKP; translated from the exons ATGGCAATTGTTGGTAAGATGGgtatgtttatgatgatgatgttggtGGTGGGCATAACTATTGTTGTTGCTGACCCCGATGCACTTCAAGATGTTTGCGTCGCCGATTTCAACTCTA ACACATtgattaaaattactattttcaataatttgtttaatactcGTTATAATACATTATTACAAACAAATTCAGCTGTGAAGGTGAACGGATTTGTGTGTAAGGCTGCATTCAACGCAACTGATTTCTTTTCCGACGTTTTGGCCAAGCCCGGGCTCACAAACAACACGAATGGTGCGGTTGTAACCCTAGCAAACGTTATGAAAATACCGGGACTCAACACCCTCGGAGTCTCTCTTGCCCGTATCGATTATGCCCCCGGAGGCATAAACCCTCCTCATACTCACCCTAGGGCTACCGAAATTGTGTATGTTCTCGAGGGAGAGCTCTATGTCGGATTTATCACGACCGCTAATGTTTTGGTATCAACTACGATAAAGCAAGGTGAAGTTTTTGTTTTCCCGAAAGGGTTGGTCCATTTTCAGATTAACAACGGTTATGTTCCCGCGGCCGTGATCGCTGGCTTTAATAGCCAGCTTCAAGGGACCGTTACGATCGCTACGACCCTTTTCGGTGCGACTCCTCCTGTGCCGGATAATGTTCTGGAAAagggttttcagattgatactgCTGATGTTGTGAAGATTAAGGCCAAATTTGCACCCAAACCCTAG
- the LOC124936065 gene encoding uncharacterized protein LOC124936065 yields MLRLRAFRPTSDKIVKIQLHPTHPWLVTADATDRVSVWNWEHRQVIYELKAGGVDERRLVGAKLEKLAEGESEVRGKPTEAMRGGSVKQVSFYDDDVCYWQFSNNRAAAAEAPSAVNHVASTFNSPAPSTKGRHFLVICCENKAIFLDLVTMRGRDVPKQDLDNRSLICMEFLSRSSGDGPLVAFGGSDGVIRVLSMITWKLVRRYTGGHKGSISCLMTFMAASGEALLVSGGSDGLLVLWSADHSQDSRELVPKLSLKAHDGGVVAVELSRVTGGSPQLITIGADKALAIWDTISFKELRRIKPVPKLACHSVASWCHPRAPNLDILTCVKDSHIWAIEHPTYSALTRPLCELSSLIPPQVLASHKKLRVYCMVAHPLQPHLVATGSNVGVIICEFDARSLPPVAPLPTPLDSREHSAVYVVERELKLLRFQLSNTANPSLGSNGSLSETGRIRGDAIEQLHVKQIKKHISTPVPHDSYSVVSVSASGKYVAIVWPDIPYFSIYKVSDWTIVDTGSARLLAWDTCKDRFAILESALPPRMPIIPKGGSSRKAKEAAAAQAAAAAAVANAASSASVQVRILLDDGTSNILMRSVGSRSEPVVGLHGGALLGIAYRMSRRISPVTATAISTIQSMPLSGFGSSGVSSFTALDDGVSSQKSPTEASVQNFQLYSWESFEPIGSLLPQPDWTAWDQTVEYCAFAYQHYIVISSLRPQYRYLGDVAIPHATGAVWQRRQLFVATPTTIECVFVDAGIAQVDVETRKRKEEMRLRALQANAIAEHGELALITVDGPQTAKNERIKLRPPMLQVVRLASFQHSPSIPPFLTMPKQSRAVSDDSKETEERRVNEIAVGGGGVSVAVTRFPNEQKRPIGPLVIVGVRDGVLWLIDRYMCAHAISLSHPGIRCRCLAAYGDAVSAVKWASRLGREHHDDLAEFMLRMGYATEALHLPGISKRLEFDLAMQSNDLKRALQCLLTMSNSRNIGQEATGLDLTDILNLKEKTKETVVDAVEGVVKFVKEFMDLIDAADATAQADIAREALKRLAAAGSLKGALRGQELRGVALRLANHGELTRLGSLVNNLISVGSGREAAFAAAVLGDNPLMEKAWQETGMLAEAVLHSHAHGRTSLRTLVQTWNKVLQKEMEHTPSTKTDAASAFLASLEDTKLSSLADSAKKPPIEILPPGMASLYGPNPGQTKKPIPAAIGSSQQPGKPMLLEAAPQVPTATTSAATPPVESGAAPPSDTTTSPQPVSGPEEANGQPTAELVNEPPSELGSSLAVESSKRNSNSDPNLTLAGVSIESVLTSAASAPVIMEAPQEVQHSQGQGPGPSNPVMSPMIDFS; encoded by the exons ATGCTGAGATTGAGAGCATTTCGTCCAACGTCCGACAAGATCGTCAAGATTCAGTTGCATCCAACGCATCCATGGCTTGTAACGGCTGATGCGACTGATCGTGTCTCTGTGTGGAACTGGGAACACCGACAG GTAATTTATGAGCTAAAAGCTGGTGGAGTTGATGAGAGGCGCTTGGTGGGTGCTAAGTTGGAGAAGCTAGCTGAAGGTGAATCAG AAGTTAGAGGGAAACCAACTGAAGCTATGCGAGGAGGGAG TGTTAAGCAGGTTAGCTTTTATGATGATGATGTATGCTATTGGCAATTCTCGAATAACCGGGCTGCTGCAGCTGAAGCTCCTTCAGCAGTTAATCATGTTGCTTCCACATTTAACTCCCCAGCCCCATCAACAAAAGGGAGGCATTTTCTCGTCATTTGCTGTGAGAATAAAGCAATTTTCCTAGATTTGGTGACTATGCGAGGGCGTGATGTGCCAAAGCAGGATTTGGACAATAGATCGCTTATCTG TATGGAGTTCCTTTCAAGATCTAGTGGAGATGGTCCACTTGTGGCTTTTGGGGGATCAGATGGTGTTATTAGGGTGCTGTCAATGATAACATGGAAG CTTGTTCGAAGGTATACGGGAGGGCACAAAGGatcaatttcttgtttgatgacTTTCATGGCTGCTTCTGGCGAG GCGCTTTTGGTTTCTGGTGGCAGCGATGGCCTACTTGTACTTTGGAGTGCAGACCATAGTCAAGATTCACGGGAACTTGTACCCAAGCTGAGTTTAAAA GCTCATGATGGAGGGGTTGTGGCTGTTGAACTTTCTAGAGTGACTGGAGGTTCCCCACAACTCATAACCATTGGTGCAGATAAGGCATTAGCTATCTGGGACACAATCTCATTTAAG GAGCTGCGCCGTATTAAACCAGTTCCGAAACTGGCGTGCCACAGCGTGGCATCATGGTGCCATCCTCGTGCTCCAAACCTAGACATACTAACTTGTGTCAAGGACTCTCATATATG GGCCATTGAACACCCCACTTATTCAGCTCTTACGAGACCATTGTGTGAACTTTCCTCTCTAATTCCTCCACAAGTTCTTGCATCTCATAAAAAACTTCGG GTCTATTGTATGGTCGCTCATCCTTTGCAACCACATCTTGTTGCTACTGGATCCAATGTTGGTGTTATTATCTGCGAGTTTGATGCTAGATCACTTCCTCCTGTTGCTCCCTTACCAACACCATTAGATAGCAGAGAACATTCTGCAGTTTATGTTGTTGAAAGGGAACTAAAGTTGCTACGCTTCCAGCTGTCTAACACTGCAAATCCATCTCTTGGAAGTAATGGCTCTTTATCAGAGACTGGTAGAATCAGGGGAGATGCAATTGAACAACTTCatgttaaacaaattaaaaagcaTATCAGTACACCGGTTCCACATGATTCATATTCAGTTGTGTCGGTTAGCGCCTCAGGAAA GTATGTGGCTATTGTTTGGCCGGATATTCCATACTTCTCTATCTATAAGGTAAGTGACTGGACAATAGTTGATACAGGTAGTGCCAGACTTCTGGCTTGGGATACATGTAAGGACAGATTTGCAATACTGGAATCGGCATTACCTCCAAGAATGCCCATAATTCCCAAGGGAGGGTCATCGAGAAAAGCAAAAGAGGCAGCTGCTGCACAAGCTGCTGCTGCAGCAGCAGTTGCAAATGCTGCATCTTCCGCTAGTGTTCAGGTTCGAATATTGCTTGACGATGGCACGTCTAATATACTGATGAGATCTGTAGGTAGCCGAAGTGAACCAGTCGTGGGTTTACATGGTGGCGCTCTGCTCGGGATTGCCTATCGAATGTCTAGAAGAATTAGCCCTGTTACCGCAACAGCTATTTCTACGATCCAATCCATGCCGTTATCAGGATTCGGAAGCAGCGGAGTTTCGTCTTTTACAGCCTTGGACGATGGAGTTTCTTCTCAGAAGTCTCCCACGGAAGCTTCTGTGCAGAACTTTCAGTTATACAGTTGGGAATCCTTTGAACCAATTGGTAGTCTTCTTCCTCAGCCAGACTGGACTGCTTGGGATCAAACCGTCGAGTATTGTGCTTTCGCCTATCAGCATTACATTGTTATATCGTCTTTACGCCCTCAGTATCGTTACTTGGGTGACGTGGCGATCCCCCACGCTACTGGGGCTGTTTGGCAACGGAGGCAACTGTTTGTCGCTACGCCGACTACTATCGAATGTGTTTTCGTGGATGCGGGAATCGCTCAGGTTGACGTGGAAACAAGAAAGAGGAAAGAAGAGATGCGGTTACGAGCTTTACAGGCGAACGCAATTGCAGAACACGGAGAGTTGGCGTTAATTACAGTTGACGGTCCACAGACAGCTAAAAATGAGAGGATTAAATTGAGGCCACCTATGCTACAAGTGGtccggttggcttcttttcaacACTCTCCTTCTATTCCTCCGTTCTTGACGATGCCTAAACAGTCTAGAGCTGTTAGCGATGATTCGAAGGAGACGGAGGAAAGAAGAGTGAATGAGATAGCTGTTGGCGGTGGAGGGGTTTCGGTGGCAGTTACTCGTTTCCCGAATGAGCAGAAACGACCTATCGGACCTCTTGTTATTGTTGGCGTTCGAGATGGGGTGTTATGGCTGATCGACAGATACATGTGTGCTCACGCGATATCACTTAGCCATCCAGGTATTCGTTGTCGTTGTCTTGCTGCTTATGGAGATGCTGTCAGTGCGGTTAAATGGGCGAGTAGGCTCGGGAGAGAACATCACGATGATTTGGCAGAATTTATGCTGAGAATGGGTTACGCGACCGAAGCACTTCACTTGCCGGGAATATCAAAGAGATTGGAGTTTGATTTGGCAATGCAGAGTAATGATTTGAAAAGAGCGCTTCAGTGTCTTCTGACGATGAGTAACAGTAGGAATATAGGGCAAGAAGCTACTGGGTTGGACTTGACTGATATTCTCAATTTGAAGGAGAAGACGAAAGAAACTGTGGTGGATGCGGTTGAAGGGGTTGTGAAGTTTGTTAAGGAGTTTATGGATCTTATTGATGCGGCCGATGCAACTGCTCAAGCTGACATTGCTCGTGAAGCTCTTAAGAGATTAGCAGCTGCTGGTTCTTTGAAAGGAGCTTTACGTGGACAAGAGTTGAGAGGTGTTGCTTTGCGCCTTGCGAATCATGGAGAGTTAACAAGACTCGGT AGTTTAGTTAATAACCTCATCTCAGTTGGATCGGGAAGAGAGGCAGCATTTGCCGCTGCTGTGCTGGGCGACAATCCTCTAATGGAGAAGGCCTGGCAGGAAACTGGGATGCTTGCAGAGGCTGTTCTTCACTCCCAC GCTCATGGGCGCACGTCGTTAAGAACCTTAGTTCAAACATGGAACAAAGTCCTGCAGAAGGAAATGGAACATACACCATCCACAAAAACAGATGCTGCATCCGCTTTTCTAGCTTCCCTCGAAGATACAAAGCTTTCAAGCTTAGCCGATTCTGCTAAGAAACCTCCAATCGAAATTCTTCCTCCAGGAATGGCATCCTTATACGGACCAAATCCTGGTCAGACAAAGAAACCCATTCCCGCCGCAATAGGATCATCGCAGCAACCTGGGAAGCCCATGCTGTTAGAAGCAGCACCACAAGTTCCGACAGCCACCACGTCAGCAGCTACTCCGCCAGTAGAATCTGGTGCAGCACCTCCTTCAGATACCACCACGAGCCCTCAGCCTGTTTCAGGTCCTGAAGAAGCAAACGGTCAACCAACTGCAGAGTTGGTTAATGAACCACCTTCCGAATTGGGCTCTTCGTTGGCGGTTGAGTCGAGTAAACGTAATTCAAATTCCGATCCTAATCTGACCTTAGCAGGTGTTTCTATTGAATCGGTTCTGACTTCAGCTGCGAGTGCTCCGGTTATCATGGAGGCCCCACAAGAGGTTCAGCATTCGCAAGGGCAAGGGCCAGGGCCGAGCAATCCTGTAATGTCACCGATGATCGATTTTTCTTGA
- the LOC124936648 gene encoding uncharacterized protein LOC124936648, whose translation MSRLSFRPRPLDIHKKLPIVKSFKDFEDDETPASTRNSYFHRIVAEADIEVQHVTTKKVLSEIPTPQFNIVDTYERDYSRTFNQPNSYLRARGARSEIGEFVEYDLDNEDEDWLEELNKEKKLLSPEMFELIMFKLEVFDHKARERAGIITPTFGSPILALLQFDSAFEALQALPNISVRYGVFQSIYSYWKEKRERWQKPVLRRLQPPPPVNDTNPYNVFRPREKAHRLHTRRMQRRENNVQSFEKLRQVRRNLDQAKILLDALIKREEKKREVMESEVSLQRIQMKYKDEAELLEDSLGLPGFPSFNGKFVSSEEELVDSDDIANSLSHGRHLAALTPSFTNSKSVMVSGESTKQNLRHRNGGRGGWLKNLDPLEPVLLFTKPLDPEKMAGVGIIPPTNPSSTGASPSASLNFRGRIGRGGRMIFDRWNPSNHTPIDFGDSLYALPRKRP comes from the exons ATGAGTAGACTTTCATTTAGGCCTCGTCCACTTGATATTCACAAGAAGCTTCCCATTGTAAAATCCTTTAAGGATTTTGAGGATGATGAAACACCTGCATCCACCCGTAATTCGTATTTCCATCGCATTGTTGCTGAGGCTGATATCGAG gTGCAGCATGTCACGACCAAGAAAGTTCTCTCTGAAATACCAACTCCACAGTTCAATATTGTAGATACTTATGAAAGAGATTATTCCCGCACATTTAATCAACCGAATTCATACTTACGAGCAAGGGGAG CTCGATCTGAGATTGGAGAGTTTGTCGAGTATGACTTGGACAATGAAGATGAGGATTGGCTTGAAGAGCTCAACAAGGAGAAGAAGCTTCTTTCTCCAGAAAT GTTTGAACTGATTATGTTCAAACTAGAGGTGTTCGATCATAAGGCGAGGGAGAGAGCAGGGATTATAACACCAACCTTTGGATCTCCAATTCTTGCACTTCTCCAATTTGATTCAGCTTTTGAG GCACTTCAAGCTCTTCCAAACATCTCAGTGAGATATGGAGTTTTCCAATCTATTTATAGTTACTGGAAAGAGAAG CGTGAGCGGTGGCAGAAGCCAGTTTTGCGTCGTTTACAG CCCCCTCCACCAGTTAACGATACAAACCCTTACAATGTTTTCAGACCACGGGAGAAAGCACACAGACTACACACAAGAAGG atgCAAAGGAGAGAGAACAATGTGCAGTCCTTTGAGAAGCTTAGGCAG GTCAGGCGGAATCTTGACCAAGCCAAGATCTTATTGGATGCTCTGATCAAG AGGGAAGAAAAGAAACGAGAAGTTATGGAGAGTGAAGTAAGCCTTCAGAGAATTCAAATGAAGTACAAG GATGAAGCTGAGCTTCTAGAAGATAGCTTAGGTTTGCCTGGTTTTCCTTCCTTCAATGGAAAATTCGTTTCAAGTGAGGAGGAACTTGTGGACTCCGATGACATTGCAAATAGTCTTTCACATGGACGACACTTAGCTGCACTTACACCATCTTTCACAAACTCTAAGTCAGTTATGGTTTCGGGTGAAAGCACAAAGCAGAATTTAAGGCATCGAAATGGTGGCCGTGGAGGATGGCTTAAAAATCTG GATCCACTTGAGCCAGTATTACTATTTACTAAACCGTTAGATCCAGAAAAAATGGCTGGTGTGGGCATTATACCGCCAACAAATCCATCTTCGACAGGAGCTAGCCCTAGCGCGTCATTAAACTTCCGTGGTAGGATTGGGCGAGGTGGAAGAATGATATTCGACAGATGGAATCCGAGTAATCATACACCGATTGACTTTGGGGATTCTCTATATGCATTGCCAAGAAAACGCCCTTAA
- the LOC124934176 gene encoding MLO-like protein 13 isoform X1: protein MAEESRSLEFTPTWVVAFICSVIVFISLLAERGLHRLGKLFKHKDQTALFDALQKLKEELMLLGFISLLLTVFQGLIGKMCLPTHFASYMLPCKMESTSASASEPEHMQYFKETMSNGRRLLSTGGGGAYCANKGKVPLMSLEALHQLHIFIFVLAVVHMIFCASTMVLGGLKINEWKKWEDSVRSEIVKKRPGHGHHDIFHHHQLFKQRATGGYWRRAAVVSYLRAFFKQFKGSVTQSDYIALRSGFIKTHCPGKPDFDFHKYILRTLEIDFKKIVGISWYLWLFVVLFLLVNLAGWHTYFWLAFLPLVLVLLVGAKLEHIISRLAGEVAEKKPGDQEAQQVKPSNDHFWFGRPKLIIYLIHFILFQNSFEMAFIFWIWATYGFNSCMMENLGFTIPRLVIGVIVQLLCSYSTLPLYALVTQMGSMFKQGIFDEYVHDLISKWRSGASRADTDSINRMIREPIEDNQIIEQIHHPDSVERNLATTSVIELSYPNPNT, encoded by the exons ATGGCTGAGGAGTCTCGTTCTCTTGAGTTCACACCAACTTGGGTGGTTGCTTTTATCTGTTCTGTCATTGTCTTCATTTCTCTTCTTGCTGAACGTGGTCTTCACCGACTTGGAAAG CTGTTCAAACACAAGGATCAGACTGCTCTATTTGATGCATTGCAAAAGTTGAAGGAAG AACTTATGCTTCTAGGGTTTATATCCCTCCTCCTGACAGTCTTCCAAGGTCTAATAGGCAAAATGTGTCTTCCAACTCATTTTGCATCTTATATGTTACCATGCAAGATGGAATCTACTTCTGCGAGTGCTTCTGAGCCAGAGCATATGCAATATTTTAAGGAAACAATGTCAAATGGAAGGAGGCTTTTATCCACAGGTGGTGGCGGTGCTTATTGTGCGAATAAG GGAAAAGTTCCTCTAATGTCGCTTGAAGCATTACACCAACTGCACATCTTTATCTTTGTACTGGCTGTAGTCCACATGATCTTCTGTGCAAGCACCATGGTTCTAGGAGGACTGAAG ATAAATGAATGGAAGAAATGGGAGGACTCTGTTAGAAGTGAGATAGTCAAGAAGCGACCTG GCCACGGTCATCATGACatttttcatcatcatcaactttTTAAACAACGTGCAACTGGTGGATATTGGAGAAGGGCGGCTGTTGTCAGTTATCTG AGGGCGTTCTTCAAACAATTCAAAGGTTCAGTCACTCAATCAGACTACATTGCTTTACGATCAGGATTTATAAAG ACACATTGTCCTGGAAAGCCAGATTTTGATTTTCACAAGTATATCCTACGTACTCTTGAAATCgattttaagaaaattgttGGCATCAG CTGGTACCTGTGGCTTTTTGTTGTGCTGTTTTTGCTGGTGAACTTGGCTG GATGGCATACATACTTCTGGCTGGCGTTTTTGCCCCTTGTT CTTGTGCTTCTTGTGGGAGCCAAACTTGAACACATCATATCACGCTTAGCTGGAGAAGTTGCGGAGAAGAAACCGGGGGATCAAGAAGCACAACAAGTAAAACCTTCCAATGATCATTTCTGGTTTGGAAGACCCAAACTCATCATCTATCTGATTCATTTCATTTTGTTCCAAAATTCTTTTGAGATGGCCTTCATTTTCTGGATCTGG GCCACATATGGTTTTAACTCCTGCATGATGGAGAATTTAGGTTTCACAATTCCAAGACTTGTTATAGG GGTGATTGTTCAATTGCTCTGCAGTTACAGCACATTACCCTTATATGCCCTTGTTACTCAG ATGGGCAGCATGTTCAAGCAGGGAATATTCGATGAATATGTGCACGATCTGATCTCCAAATGGAGATCTGGCGCAAGCAGAGCTGACACAGACAGCATTAATAGAATGATAAGAGAACCGATTGAAGATAATCAAATTATCGAGCAAATTCATCATCCTGACTcggttgaaagaaatcttgcTACAACATCAGTGATTGAGCTTTCTTATCCTAACCCTAATACTTAA
- the LOC124934176 gene encoding MLO-like protein 13 isoform X2, whose protein sequence is MLLGFISLLLTVFQGLIGKMCLPTHFASYMLPCKMESTSASASEPEHMQYFKETMSNGRRLLSTGGGGAYCANKGKVPLMSLEALHQLHIFIFVLAVVHMIFCASTMVLGGLKINEWKKWEDSVRSEIVKKRPGHGHHDIFHHHQLFKQRATGGYWRRAAVVSYLRAFFKQFKGSVTQSDYIALRSGFIKTHCPGKPDFDFHKYILRTLEIDFKKIVGISWYLWLFVVLFLLVNLAGWHTYFWLAFLPLVLVLLVGAKLEHIISRLAGEVAEKKPGDQEAQQVKPSNDHFWFGRPKLIIYLIHFILFQNSFEMAFIFWIWATYGFNSCMMENLGFTIPRLVIGVIVQLLCSYSTLPLYALVTQMGSMFKQGIFDEYVHDLISKWRSGASRADTDSINRMIREPIEDNQIIEQIHHPDSVERNLATTSVIELSYPNPNT, encoded by the exons ATGCTTCTAGGGTTTATATCCCTCCTCCTGACAGTCTTCCAAGGTCTAATAGGCAAAATGTGTCTTCCAACTCATTTTGCATCTTATATGTTACCATGCAAGATGGAATCTACTTCTGCGAGTGCTTCTGAGCCAGAGCATATGCAATATTTTAAGGAAACAATGTCAAATGGAAGGAGGCTTTTATCCACAGGTGGTGGCGGTGCTTATTGTGCGAATAAG GGAAAAGTTCCTCTAATGTCGCTTGAAGCATTACACCAACTGCACATCTTTATCTTTGTACTGGCTGTAGTCCACATGATCTTCTGTGCAAGCACCATGGTTCTAGGAGGACTGAAG ATAAATGAATGGAAGAAATGGGAGGACTCTGTTAGAAGTGAGATAGTCAAGAAGCGACCTG GCCACGGTCATCATGACatttttcatcatcatcaactttTTAAACAACGTGCAACTGGTGGATATTGGAGAAGGGCGGCTGTTGTCAGTTATCTG AGGGCGTTCTTCAAACAATTCAAAGGTTCAGTCACTCAATCAGACTACATTGCTTTACGATCAGGATTTATAAAG ACACATTGTCCTGGAAAGCCAGATTTTGATTTTCACAAGTATATCCTACGTACTCTTGAAATCgattttaagaaaattgttGGCATCAG CTGGTACCTGTGGCTTTTTGTTGTGCTGTTTTTGCTGGTGAACTTGGCTG GATGGCATACATACTTCTGGCTGGCGTTTTTGCCCCTTGTT CTTGTGCTTCTTGTGGGAGCCAAACTTGAACACATCATATCACGCTTAGCTGGAGAAGTTGCGGAGAAGAAACCGGGGGATCAAGAAGCACAACAAGTAAAACCTTCCAATGATCATTTCTGGTTTGGAAGACCCAAACTCATCATCTATCTGATTCATTTCATTTTGTTCCAAAATTCTTTTGAGATGGCCTTCATTTTCTGGATCTGG GCCACATATGGTTTTAACTCCTGCATGATGGAGAATTTAGGTTTCACAATTCCAAGACTTGTTATAGG GGTGATTGTTCAATTGCTCTGCAGTTACAGCACATTACCCTTATATGCCCTTGTTACTCAG ATGGGCAGCATGTTCAAGCAGGGAATATTCGATGAATATGTGCACGATCTGATCTCCAAATGGAGATCTGGCGCAAGCAGAGCTGACACAGACAGCATTAATAGAATGATAAGAGAACCGATTGAAGATAATCAAATTATCGAGCAAATTCATCATCCTGACTcggttgaaagaaatcttgcTACAACATCAGTGATTGAGCTTTCTTATCCTAACCCTAATACTTAA
- the LOC124936534 gene encoding glutathione S-transferase zeta class-like, producing MASSGATEVKKLKLYSYWRSSCSFRVRIALNLKGLDYEYLSVDLLKGDNHDPEFKKVNPIGYVPALIDEDVLIADSLAIILYLEEKYPQHHPLLPRDLKKKAINYQAANIIGSSIQPHQNLSVLKFIEEKIGPYDKVPWVQSQIEKGFSAVEKVLHEHAGKYATGDEVCLADVYLAPQIHTAIDRFEMDMSKFPLLSKLYEAYMELPAFVNALPKNQPDAPPPQC from the exons ATG GCGAGTTCCGGCGCGACGGAGGTGAAGAAGTTGAAGTTGTATTCCTACTGGCGAAGCTCTTGCTCTTTCCGTGTTCGAATCGCTCTCAACTTGAAAG GTCTCGATTACGAATATTTGTCCGTTGATTTACTCAAAGGAGATAATCACGATCCCG AGTTTAAGAAAGTTAATCCAATTGGTTATGTGCCTGCTCTGATTGATGAGGATGTACTCATTGCAGACAGTTTGGCAATAATACTG TATCTTGAGGAGAAATATCCTCAACATCATCCTTTGTTGCCAAGGGATCTTAAGAAGAAAGCGATTAACTATCAG GCTGCAAATATTATTGGATCAAGCATCCAGCCTCATCAGAATCTATCTGTTCTG AAATTTATTGAGGAAAAAATTGGTCCTTATGATAAGGTTCCTTGGGTTCAAAGCCAAATTGAGAAAGGCTTCTCAG CTGTTGAGAAGGTATTACATGAGCATGCAGGAAAATATGCAACTGGAGATGAAGTTTGCTTG GCCGATGTTTATCTAGCTCCTCAGATACATACAGCTATCGACAGATTCGAAATGGATATG AGCAAGTTCCCCCTTCTGTCTAAGTTGTATGAAGCTTACATGGAGCTACCTGCTTTCGTCAATGCTTTGCCAAAAAATCAGCCAGATGCCCCTCCTCCTCAGTGTTAA